TGATATAAATTCCTACATCAAAAATCTTTTCCTGCGCCTGCTGGAGCTTGTCGCGCAAGCTTTCCAGGTCTTGATATGCGGTATCAAGCATCGGATCTCTCACAAACCCTTTTTCTTCACGGATATTAATTTGACTTTGCACCTCCGCGACCTTTTTTTGGAATTTTTTGAGTATTTTTGCGGTTTCGATGGGGTGAATAAATATAGAAATATCAAAAATCTTGTCGAGGTTGATGATCGGCGAAAACCAATTGGTCGACAAAAGGCGCGGATACGAAACAATAAAATATGTCCGCATCACTTTTTCCCCAAGATTGATTTCTTGAGGTCCGACCTTGAGCGCCGATGGCGCAATGATATCGCGAAGCTCAAGCTCCCCCGTCTCGTAGAGCTCCGGAGGGAGTATGGGCATCAAATCTTTGCTTTCTTTTTTCTTATCAAAAAAACCCATAACGTAAGTTTAAAATGCAAATATCAAAATTGAAAGTTACAGTTTAAAATTAAAAAATAATCACCTTTTTCCTTTCATGGTTAATATACTTGAAGCAATTACATTTGATATTTCAGCCATTTCTTTTAAAAGCCACGCAAGATCGCCAGGATTTCCTTTGCCAGTATCTCTTAATAAAGCAAGCCACACCTTGGATTCGTTTGCTGATTTCAGAGAATGGGTGAAAAAGTTTATAAAATCCTTTTTGGAACTTGCCGAATTCGCCTCAACATAATTTGCCAAAACGCTTGTGCCACTCCTTAACAATTGTTTACCCATAATATCACACACAGAGTCTTTTGGTAATTTGTCAATGAATTTTATGAGCCTCAATACAAAAACATATAATCTTTTTT
The sequence above is drawn from the bacterium genome and encodes:
- a CDS encoding four helix bundle protein; this encodes MKSDNAKFKVEFKKRLYVFVLRLIKFIDKLPKDSVCDIMGKQLLRSGTSVLANYVEANSASSKKDFINFFTHSLKSANESKVWLALLRDTGKGNPGDLAWLLKEMAEISNVIASSILTMKGKR